In the genome of Paralichthys olivaceus isolate ysfri-2021 chromosome 10, ASM2471397v2, whole genome shotgun sequence, the window AGTTCATCACCCTAAGCCTTTAAACAGAGGAAAATTCTGTAGAATTTGAAGTTTGGAATAAAAAGTTGAGGAATTCGCAACTTAGAGCAACActgtgtaacttttactgagcaacagcaccctctgcagCTAGATATGATGATTAACTCTGTTGGGTTagttttcatgtagagaaaaaaaaataaaaaataccaaacactgtttagaattcttcatcTTGTAAAAGTTTCCTGGTTGAATTTTGAGATTAATTGACTTGTAAGTCTTTTGAACTGATCTACTGgcattactcttgaacttgctggacctgattGTGACAATCGTACCCACTCACCAGAGTTACAACcattcagggtgaggagtgggaatgatCCGATCACCATTCTCCTCATTCCAAGTCATTGAACCGTTAAactcattttgaagctgctgttgtagggtaaaaaagttgcatagtgttgcaTAGAGGAAGGACGTCTGgttaaaaatatgaatgacaGGGACTTTTCCACTCATCCAGAACTGAAGCTTCTCAACGCAAATACTTTTCATTCAGAAAACCACTCCTGCTAGTTTTACATGGTTTAATAGCTTCTTTCATTTTAACCAGTTATTTCTGCCAGTGTTAAACAGAACAGTGCTCTGCAGCCATAAAGATGTTTGTCCATTATCCTCAACACTTGTGCTCCTCAGACGACCAgttcacactttctttttcaaaatgttgaaaaaacaaaccaacaaatgcGTAACTGTTCAAATACTTCTGTCAGATGGATTTGGTGACGTTAGTTTTTGTGGTGGTTTGATGATATCGCCTGTGCTCCCCAACTCGCAGAGCTCCAGACTGAGTGACGACAACCGGTTGTCTCGTGCCTCTAGATCAGACCTGCAGCCGGTGGGTGGCACTGCACCGCAGACTGTGGCTTTGCTCTCATACCACTAATGGCCTGTGCTGTGCACTTCTCTTGTGATCATGAGCAAAATGTGCTGCAATATTAACTGCGTACCACTAGTGAAAATCGTTTTGTTGTTTAATGACTCATGTAGTGGTTTGTCATCTAATAAGGTGTCTTGTGTTTTACTGAATAATACATGCATGTGCAGCACTTCATTGTTTGTATTGAAATTTTACAAAACGTTTGTCTTGATACATAGTGATATGTTCTTGAAATTACTTTGTGTTGGAGTCTCAGTTCACACATTTTGGCAAGCAGATAAgttgcctgtttgtttttgtgtgttaaaAACAAGTTCTACTCATGACTTCCAAAGATGAATGTCTGTGTGCGATTGGACTTTTCCTGGGACAAAGCCTCAGAAGCTTTGTTATAGGTGAAAGTTGAAATGTATACATGACTGCCATGAAGTATGAGTTTCATTggtctgtgcatctgtgttgtgttgtgcatgtgatTTACTCAACCCAAACAGACAAAGTCTGAGTTACACTTTTGTGTCATGGTATGAATGCAATGCTAACAAGTTGAAGTTGCACCCTTGCTAACAAGTTTGGCGGCTTTCAAAACGCATGTTTTAAACTTCTTGTCCACTTTTTCCTATTTCCCTTCATCTCTTGGTTCATtactcttccctccctctgcccctcTCATCATTTCAGACCTCTGACCTGTACGGTCTCAATGGTCTGTCCTCTAGAAACGCAGGGTCAGCTTTCAATGGTTACCAGGTCTGTATaccagacagacaaacacataaacacctGGAGGTAAAAACAGTTAACAAAGCTTTACTGATGCTCTGCAGCTTGACCTTATGAACTGACTCTTTTTGGAGgggacaaaagaaaagagagtttAAATCAGTTACAAGTTTAAACTCTATTCATTTGCCTGCTGTCTTGTGCAAACATTCTTTCTCCTCATGACCTTCCATTGTGCAGTTCTACAGGTCACTTAGTCAGATCAGCCAGCAGCTCTATTTTAGGGTTGGTTCCATAAACTTACTTGTATCACTATAACTTTCACTAGTGTTACTGACGCCTTTAATTACCCATTCACGCCAGTGTTCCTATAAGCACATAGAATTGTTTGTGTCAAATGCTGTAATGGTTAAGGCAAGGGCTTCATCATTTGTTAACATCCACTCAACATTGACTTCAGTCACTGCACCACTGAATATTTGGCACGGACTTTggtttgtctgtatttttttcacAATTGAGTAGAAATGTAGATAATGGACATCTTAAAGATAGTGTTCTGTGTTCACACACCTGAACCATGAGCCTCCTGTTTACTttgcatgcatatgtgtgtgtgtgtgtggagtcacatgtgcagaACTCCTTATATGAAGACAGCATCTGCAGTGGATCACGGAGAGTCACTGGATCCAGCTCCCATGTAAGATTTGGTTTGattggtcttgttggtttgacAAACATGAGCGTGGCCATGTTATTTGTGAACAGGCTTTTGTGCAATAACTGAATTGGTGTGCGACTAACAGTTGTTAAAGAAGCTTTTTGTCTTGTTCTTACACGAGTTGGACCTTCCTTTAATTCTTGACTGATATAGGGATTGTTGCTGCTGCATGGGCAACACTTTGCATCGATGATGATCTATTTCAATGTTTCAGTTCTGTTAGTGGTTTtggaaacaacacattttgcaCTTAGCTAATAGTGATGGCATGCAGATTCTGAATTGCTCGATCACATATCTCCCCACGATGCATTTGCTACCTGTTGTGTTGGGCTAGGTTTGTGCATTCTTGCTTGCGTTGGATTCGATGTCTAAACAGGAATATGATGGTGTGTTTTCCCTGCAGCCATTAGAGTACAGTAGTTATCGCAGTTCCGGCTCCAGAGCCTCCAGCAGGGCCGGTTCAGCCCGTGCCAGCCCAGTGGTGAGCTCTTACTCCTCAGACACCCTTCTACCCACAAAATGACGAGGTTACATGATGCTTTGTTAATGCATTAACTGAAAAGTCATCATGTTCTTACACTACAGCATTCAGTTATGATCCACTGTTTCACATCAGAGAGAATTCAAGACACCAAAAGCTACATGCAGCATTAAAGGGCCCTCACATCCTTTGTGCAGAGGGCAGTGCAGATGCTGTGCAGTTACTGAAGAGCGACATGATACAGATATGATCGTTGATTTCTGCACAAAAGAGCAGATTGTTCTCTTGTGTAAATGGATTAGCAAATGTATTAATACACAATATTAATGCTTTGTAAATGGAGAACAAGAGGCTGTGTAACATTTCAACTAGAGAGAAATATGAAGGGGAAGAACAAGATAAAACTTCTCCTGAGCAACAGGGAAGTAAGAACATCACAAATCACGCAACCGATTAATTGTCTTTACACACAGGTGAGCTTCAACTGTTAACAGTTGTGTAGAAATggaaagaataataaaaacactttatttatggCTGGTGCCAAAACGTGGTGTCAACCGGTGCAGAAACCAAAGATCATAAAGGTTCTTTGACACCACAGCATGTGCACTGTCCCCCTGATGTGCACAAAGGTGCAAGGTTGCAGCTTTAATAAGACGTTGTAATGTTAGTAAGACATGAATTGAAACTCACTCAGGTAAAATAATCACATGAATGAGTGGAGACATCCTACAGTCACCAGCCTGTAGCAGCAACTGTGCTTTAGTTCAGGCTTGTTTAGGATTTCGATGTGTGTTGATCTCAGCTGTCATTGTACGAAGCAATGGGCTGCACCAGAATGTCCAAAGTGATGTCACTGACTGAGAAGGAATTATCATGATTTAGAGTTGTGGTAAATGGACAGTGTGATGCATTCATCAATGTTAGTGCTAGTGCATCCCCTTTCATTTCAAATAGCAGCTAGTCCAGTTCCTTCTTTCTCTGAGAACATAGATGATTTGATGTACTTGGTGAGTTCAATTTAAGAATAAGGATGATTGACCGTTTAGTCTTTTATGTGTTTCAAAAATAGTTCTCCACTTCTACATATACTTCATTTTTCCcaaccagtttttttttttaaatagcagttttttctctgtgtggacTTGTTCCAAATGTTTGGCTCCTTTGTTGATATGtctcgccccctgctggctgatGTAGgacaactgcagctctgttgccaGTTTTTTGAGGAGTGCGGCCAGTAGCAGTGGCCTCCCCCGGGACCTGGACGATGTTACTATCCCTGACTTTGCAGATGTGAGTCTGTTGGCACCCACAGGATGCAGTGGCCGTGATGCGAGCTGAATTCCTGCTCGATTGTTTTGGTTTCTTGTCACTCATCCTTACTCTTTGCGCCCTGTGTGGTGACTGTGGAGACTCCTAGTTCGTCTAACAACCAGAATGTTTTTGACTGTGGGCTTGAAGCAGAGATTGTGGATGATGTgatgtttctattgttttttaacacattgtttgttgttgaaCGGATGGTGTGTCAGACGGATTTCAGACCAGTTACGTTTCGATTGCCACATCGACTAATTATTTGCATGATGTTCCACATTAAAATATAAGTAATGTGTTCattaatataaaacagtttGAGATTTTGGGACTTCTTTCCTTCCGCCCTCCCTCACTCCTTTTGGCCTTGTGGCCTTTCCATGACCCTCTTAATTCTctgactgttgttttttgtctcaaAAGGTGGAGGACAGAGATTATCTTGAGAAGGTGAGTGGACcgcttttcatttaaaatgcattaattGATCTGGTTGATGGAGAATatggggtgtgtgtggggggggtgttaCAGTAAGAATTTAAGAgctaaatgatttttttttctaaatgtgtattttgtcaCTTTCCTAGGGATCTCGAGCAGCTTCTTCCTTAACCGCAACAACGCTCACATCCTTAGGTGGGACATCCTCCCGAAGGGGAAGTGGAGAGACGGCTATAACTGTAGACGCTGAGACATCCATACGAGAAATCAAGGTAATGCTGAAGaaatgagagggaggaagagaagagaaaggcTTCCTGTGTGTCCACATGAGACTctgagaaataagaaaacaataatttatgATATTTACATTAATCTCAGTTGATGTCAGATTGGAAAGACGACAATAGATCCAAGAAAAAGTGTTTCTTTTATCAAAATGCTCTTCTATGCAGATCTGTGCTCAGTTCATTCCATTTGCATTCTTTCTGCAAAACACTTCCGTCAGTGTGATTGTTGCACCAAACTTTCTGCTTCCTTTGTTCTGATGCTGTCACTCTGTGCTTCTCACTGTCAccactgcctctgctgctgttgcaatCTTCACCAGGAGATTCATGAACTGAAGGATCAGATTCAAGATGTGGAAACCAAGTACACGCAGAACCTAAAAGAAGTTAAGGTATAAGCCTGGGACCCTCCCAAAATCTGCTGGGCCGTGCACTGGTTACTGTggtgtttcattgttttttaactcACTAAAGGTCAAATGTGCACAAAGAGCACAAAGTACAGTTTACTGAGATCCTGAATTGaaactgaattaaattaaatttttgttttcctcactgTAAAACATTTGGCTTATCTAAACATTGGTGGGGCAGTACTATAGGATTAATAGTGGTGCTCTAGACTCAACACAAATAATGACACACATTGTAAAGTTGTATGATtctgtgtgtgaaaatgcaAGTTAGTGAAATTGCCTCTGCATGCTGCTGCCTTTCTTCATtatagcgtgtgtgtgtgttagcattgGCCCTTATGTCTTTACTTAAATCTTGACATCCCAGCATTTAAACTTAGAGATAAAGATAAGAACTTGAGTTTAACCTGAGTCACTACCTCCTACATCGGTATGTCCTCTCTGTGTCGTGACATTAGGATACATTATCAGAAGTGGAGGAGAAGTATCGTAAAGCCATGGTGTCCAACGCTCAGCTGGATAACGAGAAAAACAACTTGATGTATCAGGTGGACACACTCAAGGACTCGCtcatggagctggaggagctgctgtctGAGTCACAAAGAGGATACGAGGAGAAAGTCAAGGTACATCAGGAAGACACGATGATGATCTGAGAGCTTTATAGAATTTGGCCACCTTTTGAAAGCATTGAGTGTTTTGAAGAGATGtattgacagttttttttacagaagaTGTGAGAATAAACAGTCAGCTGTAAGATGAAGCCGGACAAAGACCCATTATACATGAGTGTTATTACACTGTGATTATACCAAAGTTCAGTTAATATTAAACCAACTCACAGATTCTGCCTTGTTTTGATTAAATGTGACTCTAATGCTCACAACATGATTAAGATGACGACATCGCACTTTGCAGCAACAATTTTTGACGGAAGCTCAAAATGAAAACTCCAAAGTTATCTGTTGTCAAACTGTCTTTTGTTCTCCACAGGACTATGACAGAGAAAAGCATGCCCACAGTGTCCTTCAGTTCCAgttcaatgaaatgaaagagaCTCTAAAACAAAGTGAAGAGCTGCTAAATGTGAGTATTTGTCTCccagtgtgaaaatgtgtcactGAAGTATGAAGTACTGTGTAGACGTGGAGCTTTCTCTGGGTTAGAATGGTAAAcggtctttatttatatattatgtatttgCCATTTTCACCATTCACTAAATTTGATGGCTGTTTACCAAAAGAAACCATCTGCAAACAACTGCGTGTTACGCAGTCCGTCACTAGGAGAAGCTGCATGTTGAGGTGCTTTTCAcaacattctttttttcttcatccacTGTATGCATGAGCTGCATTACTCTTTTtgtgatctctctctcttcctctcaagctttgttttccttctttgcTACTCAGGAGATCCGTCAGCTGCGTATGAAACAGGATGGTTTTGTTAGAGAAATATCTGACCTGCAGGAGACGGTGGAGTGGAAGGATAAAAAAATTGGGGTACGACCCGTGAACTCTTGTCCAGCGGTTTAGTGATTTTAACAGTTGGTATTGTTTCTCCTTTGCATGATGCTGAACACCTTTTACTTTCACTTCTTTTCCACAATTTCCTTCCTCTTGGCCACTCTCTGCCACTGCTGTGGCTCTGCTCAGGCCTTAGAGCGACAGAAAGAATACACAGATGCAATCCGAACTGAGCGAGATGAACTCAGAGAGGAGGCGGTGAAGCTCAAAGACATTCTAAAGGTACTCTGAAAATATGTCTGTCTAATTTGTCTTGTACTCCACGCTGTCTTTACTGATCTCCAAGTTCAGCCTGCAGTGTGAGCGTTtaggaaatacattttgaaaccataaaagagaaaataaggttttcaatATCTCATTACTATATTAACTGCACTgaattttaaagggatagttcccagaaaaatttaaatgtacTCATTATTTTCTCACCACTAAGccgatgaagtgtttgagtccacaaaacacttttggagtcttaAATACAGTTGCAGCGGAATCCAATAAAGTTGAAGTCAATagtgacctcttcttcagatgtaataaaaaaacataaaaaacataaaatgcatccatactgcttgtgtgttGTCGTCTTAGTGCCCACAAGCCCcgaaattcaaattcaactcaaaTCGACGTCATTTactccatgtttttagcctgaatGTCCGCTGATAGCCTCCATGGAGGCACGTTCACGTACCCTCCGGCACAAGGAACAGCACACACTCTCGCCCGAGGGCACTTTCCTGTGGCTATGTCGGCAAGCTTCACTATACTTGCtagacttttaggcttaaaacacagtgtgaatGACGATATTTCGAATCTGAATGTCGGGGCtcgcagacacttggatgacccCACACGAGCATGGaggcatgtttgtttgttattttattacgtctgaagaagaggtcacctGGGCTGAATCACTACTCATAGTGGTGAATagaaaatgagtgaattttcatttttctgtgaactatccctttaaagtaAAACCAGATCCTGGTGTATTGAAAGTTAATTTGTCCTGTTGTATTATGTTGTCAGAAATGCTGATTCTAACCGAGGAATCTTGTTCCCATCAAAGCGGAACTGAACTATTTGCAACTCATTTACTGAACTAATGTTTTGACTTTGCACTGTGTTTAGAAACATGGAATAGTGTTGGGACCTGATCTAAACATCAATGGGGACATTGTTGAAGCAGAAGTTGACGGGTCCAGTGGAGACTCTGCTCAACAACCAGCTCAGGAATCACAGACGTCACCTGCAGAGGGGAACAGCATGCTCGGTAAAACCCACTGTGGaacaaaaactttatttcttttaaatgcatGGCTCAGCATATACTTCATCAAACACTTTCATTCCAAATGCTTCAGAGAAGTGATGAAACACAGTTAGTTCATTGTGTGGGTACATGTATGCAATTCATTTTCTCCCACTGCTGGGACgttaagtgttgttttaacTGTGATTTGCTATAAAGGATAAGCCTTGTGATAATTTACACCGATCTTAAAGGATAAGGGTGGTTATAATCTAGATTTTTCTTGAGATTGAAATCAATTCTTGGAGCCCTGGCCGTTGGAAACAGTTGATGACAAATTATCGCAGCACAAAGTCAGTGTTCTAGATGTTCTTGAGCCTACAACTCACGATGAGAGCCTTTATTAATGAGAAATACAATCAAAGTCTGAAATTCTGTGGCAactttctgtctgttgttgaAGATTTTTTGAAACTATCAAATATATATTGATTTgacaaaccttttttaaaatttttaacaAGACAAGTAAAGACTAGAACACAACAATAATGTATTCTACTTACATTATCTGCGTGTTTTACACTTTACCATAGAGCATCACTGTTGTCCACAAACTATTAAGTGAGTGATATGTTCCTTCATTACTATCAAcacataatgtgttttttttctatgtcctactgaaaaaaatattgtccTGCTGACATAAGTAATAATGACATATTTACTcctgtttgaaaaatgtttgtacatCATTCTTAGTACAAATTGATGGAATTGTGGCAGAGTGCAACAAACAGGAATGGGATGTTCAACTGATGTTCAATCATCAAGAAAGGTTTTAGAGTTACCAGCCTTATCCTTTGAGCCACATTCATCTGATTGCTGTCCTGTAGAAACTAAGATCCCAATTACTAACTTGCCTTGTCTTCATTGCTAACGTTTTGACTTTTAATGCATTTTCCTTGCACCTTTCGCACCATGTCAGCTCATACATAATATTTCTGATTCACAACCAAATCTGCTTACGTGTGTGGTATTGGTGTGTAGATGCTGACAAGTCTTCTGTAGCATATTGACGGATGTGTAGAGATATAGATGATGTAGAGTACTCTTGAGCTGCCAGTCTTTGGCTTCTTTTCCTGTCACACAGTTGTTCGTGGGATCAAGAACTTCATTTCGGTGTCGCTCCtgcctttcttcttcttcttgtgcttCTCTTGGGTATCTTGACTCTTGTGCTTCTCTTTCTGGCCACTGAATCAATCAGGTGTTCTGCCCGTATCTGCTAATGTGCTCCCTGATGAAGATTTTTGAAAATCATGTCTTAAGTCAACATTTCTTTGGCCTTTTATCACCATATGCTCTTCATGATCTCTCAGGCAACACAGATGAGACTGAGGAGGTGGATCCAGATCAGCATCAAGAAATTGTGAAAGAGGAAGCACAAGAGAATCAGTTGAGCTCTGATAAACTCTGTGATGTTGCAGTGTCCACAGTGGAAACATCTAGTGGAGAACAGACTGCAGAGGAACAACAGACATGCTTAAGCACAGTGGACGAGCGCATTGGAGAAAGCGACCTCAGCAAAGACTTAAATATTGACATTCCCGATCATCCAATTACTGAAGCCAAAGATATAATTGTAACAAGTGCTGAGGAAAATAGTCCAGACACAGAAACAAGCAGGTGTGAGACAGATTTAGTGGAGACAGAAACCGAAAGCAGCAGTGttaacacacacagggatgatTTTAAACAGACATGTAACAAGCTTAgtgaaaagcaagaaaacaaacaagaagaagCTATGGAAAGTAATTTGAGTACAGAATCATGTCCTCAGCAAAAAGATGTGAAGGACATCGCAAAAGACATAGACAATGTCGAGGCGAAGGAAATACCCAGTAAATCTCAGGGTGAAGCTAATGCTTCagggaaaaggaagaaaaagaagagaagaggcaaaaaGAAAGGGAACCAACAAaaagatgaaacagaaaaagaaaacagcaaaacagaaCACAGTGTAGAATCAGATAAAGAAGAACAAGTTGGATCTAATACAACAGAACCTAATATAGACGATTCTGTCGCTGAAATCCTCAAGGAATCAAAGATGGATCAAGTAAAGAAAGAGCAGGTCGGGCAACAAATTGAGGAAGCAGAAGAAGCAGCAAAAGCACTCGAACCCACTGAAACCTTTTCTCACAAAGAAGCTTTCCAAGAACCAAATGAGCATGACAAGGAACAAACTTTGAAAACTGAGACAATAGAAGAATTAAAAGAAGTGGCACCAAGCAAACCCCTTTCTTGCACTGAAACTCGAGAGGAAATAAGAGTTAATCACGAAACAAATGAACCAAACAAAGATCAGAGTGACACAGCAGACATAATAGAGGTAGTGGCACCAACTGAAACTTTTTCTCATATTGAAACTCCGATGGAATTATGCAAAGAACCCAGTATGGATGAGCAGGGcaaagaagaaacagagaaagcagGAGAGGTTGAATCTATACCATGTCCTCAGGAGACCCATCTGGGTACATGTGATCTTACTGACACCTCCACCAGTACAGACTGCACCGATGGCCTTGACAATAAGCTTACTTACAGTGTAGATAAGTCAGTACTCTCAACTAATGGTCACATCATCCAAAGTGAGTCAAAAATCATTGATAATGTTGAGGATGAGGACGTTGTGTCTGTTGATGAGATGAAGCCTGAATGTAAAACTGATACCATCGGTCAGGAAAACACTGAAGATGAATCACACGTTCCGAGCAACATCGATGTTGCTGCTGATTTATCTGAATCCACTAACGTTCATGAGAGAATAGACCTCACATCAGTCTTGTCGGCATATACTGATGACGTCACAAGCTGTCTCAAGAGCTTGTCTGACTCCAAGCCTCAACCAGAGCCATCATCACTAAGGGATGACTCTCCCATCATGGTTCCTGATAAAGATCCTGAGGAGACAACAAAAGATATAGAGGAGGCAGGAATACAGACTGAACAAGAAAGTTTTCCTCTCAGCGTCACTGCTCCTTGTCAGGCTGGTGGTAATTCAGAGCTAAAACAAGATGGGACACAAAAAGAAGAGTTGGAGAGAGACTTGAAGGAACCTGGAGGTTTAATCGAGCCAGAAAGCTCCTCACATGATGAAAATGGCGACAGCGCATCATTAACGAATAACCCAGATGCATTAGACATCGAAAAAGGTCTGTTAGAGACTGAAGCTCAGGTTGAACATTTAGATGAGGTAGAAAGCCAGACATTAGAGTGTGTGGACCTGAAAGATGAATCAAATGCCAGAGAAACAGATGAGATTGATACCACTGACAAGTTAAATACACCAGACTctcagaaagaagaagagattgGTTCCTCCTGTTCTCTGGCTGAGCACCTGCATGAATCCAGCGAAGACAAACGCGAGGATGATTCATCTCAACCTAACCAGCAGGgcagtgatgaagaggatggtGAAGATGAGGAAGGGCAATCTTTTGATTTTGATGACATGGATGTTGAAGCAGCTTTTCAAACCAATGCAccagaaaacaaagaagaggaaatCGTTGAGGAGGGAGTTGAAGTTGTGTCAGATCCaagtgaaaatacacaaaacaagccaactgaGAGAAACGATGAGACGTCTACGTTTGATGAGTGTAACCAGGTAGATAAAGAGTCTGAAACAATACATCAAGACAAGCAGAGCACTTTGGCTCATGAGGAAGCCACGGCAGATGAGGCACGGCCCAATATAGAGGACGGAgccattttaaatgttgtagAGTCAGGTGTTGTTGCAGAGGACACTAACCAGGCAACATCTTTTCCAGTAGAGGAAGGATTAGACAAGCAGGAGTTACAGGGTGACAGTTTGGTTTCACCAGAGAGGGCCGTCCATGTAGCCAGTGACAAAGAGCCACCACATTCAAGCAAAGATGTAAGGAAGAACAGCAAGAAAGGCAAAGGCAAGGGCAAAGAGGACTGTAAAATGTCTTAGTTTATAAGTGGTATATACTGTAGTATAGATGTATCTGATGTTCCTTCAGTAGTCGTTGCTTAGCTCTTAAAAAGGGGGTAGAATAGATATTTGCAAAACCAAACAGCACTTTGTTGAACAGtggtgtatgtatgtatgttatttttaaaaatgcacgGTAAAAGTCCAAACATCAGTTTTCATTGAGGTCATATGTACAAAAAAAGGATGATTTGCGGAGAGATGAAGAAACTGCGAGGATGGACTGGACTTTGACCAGTGGATAGAACTGCTACTTGTATTTAGTTATTGATGTAATAGCCTATGATGcttgtgatgttttattgaGGATATTGTTTTTCAGTGTCTCAGACCATTTGTTCTGCTTGATGGAATTGTTATTCCCTAAAAGAGCTCATTCGGGGGGGGGCACATTTTGCTAATTCTCATTTAAGGGGCTATATATAAGTTATCACTACATAGCTATGTATGTACAGCTGCGTATTTACCAGTGTAAAGAGAAAAATTCAGTCTTGAGCACgatcacacaaacataaatttGCAGGTGAATGTTGCAGGTCAAACGTCACCAAAGTTTAACTCCACAAGAAGCTGCACTTCTGATGTGCTTTTTCACCTCCTCGCTCACACTGATAACCAGGAGGCGAATGTTCGCAACTGATGCATTTACACGTGTGACCGGGCCTTTACTCATCACCGGaaattagcatgctaacatatTTGTAGTGGCCCAGCTGGACTTTCTTGTCACTTTTTGATAGCTGTAGCATCCAGTCAACTCCTGCTCAGAGGACACATCATGACCTCATGTCTTGTAAAAGTAGCCGTTGGTCATGGCAAGCGGCCATCACCGTCAACCATTTCCAGCAAGACACCACATTTGGTAGCAGAGTAAACTTACATATAGCACCTTTAAGACTGTAGCAATCTGGCTTTTACATTTTCTAGGTATGTTATGAAGGTTCAAATTATAATATTTAGTTAAGACATTTCCAAGGCCCTGAATTCTAAGGCACATTAATGTATGATAAATGCATGTTTACATTATGTTCCACTTTATGGAAAAGATGTCTGCGGTCCCTGAACAATGAAATGCCAATAAATCCCCTGTTGACACCTATTTGAAATGTTGATCTAAactcatttttgttttcaacgTTAAAACCTTCTTTATCAGTCTATACTTGGATATCTGTTGTCACACATTGTGGTTATATGCTGTAGCGTGAATGTAGTTCCACCAGCTGCATTGACCCTCCTTTCCACAGTCTGTGCATGCTAACATTCCCCCTCACACCCCACTCCGTCACTCCCCTATGGACTCCTGTTGTGTTGCATGCATCAACCTCACTTGACCCAGCCCCCTCACACACCATCTCCTTGGTTCTCCCCACCCCTGGTATGTTCActgattt includes:
- the lrrfip1a gene encoding leucine-rich repeat flightless-interacting protein 1 isoform X16, whose product is MGTQGTGRKRSTKKEKSTAEDDALNLIAREAEARLAAKRAARAEAREIRMKELERQQKEVEDRDYLEKGSRAASSLTATTLTSLGGTSSRRGSGETAITVDAETSIREIKDTLSEVEEKYRKAMVSNAQLDNEKNNLMYQVDTLKDSLMELEELLSESQRGYEEKVKDYDREKHAHSVLQFQFNEMKETLKQSEELLNEIRQLRMKQDGFVREISDLQETVEWKDKKIGALERQKEYTDAIRTERDELREEAVKLKDILKKHGIVLGPDLNINGDIVEAEVDGSSGDSAQQPAQESQTSPAEGNSMLGNTDETEEVDPDQHQEIVKEEAQENQLSSDKLCDVAVSTVETSSGEQTAEEQQTCLSTVDERIGESDLSKDLNIDIPDHPITEAKDIIVTSAEENSPDTETSRCETDLVETETESSSVNTHRDDFKQTCNKLSEKQENKQEEAMESNLSTESCPQQKDVKDIAKDIDNVEAKEIPSKSQGEANASGKRKKKKRRGKKKGNQQKDETEKENSKTEHSVESDKEEQVGSNTTEPNIDDSVAEILKESKMDQVKKEQVGQQIEEAEEAAKALEPTETFSHKEAFQEPNEHDKEQTLKTETIEELKEVAPSKPLSCTETREEIRVNHETNEPNKDQSDTADIIEVVAPTETFSHIETPMELCKEPSMDEQGKEETEKAGEVESIPCPQETHLGTCDLTDTSTSTDCTDGLDNKLTYSVDKSVLSTNGHIIQSESKIIDNVEDEDVVSVDEMKPECKTDTIGQENTEDESHVPSNIDVAADLSESTNVHERIDLTSVLSAYTDDVTSCLKSLSDSKPQPEPSSLRDDSPIMVPDKDPEETTKDIEEAGIQTEQESFPLSVTAPCQAGGNSELKQDGTQKEELERDLKEPGGLIEPESSSHDENGDSASLTNNPDALDIEKGLLETEAQVEHLDEVESQTLECVDLKDESNARETDEIDTTDKLNTPDSQKEEEIGSSCSLAEHLHESSEDKREDDSSQPNQQGSDEEDGEDEEGQSFDFDDMDVEAAFQTNAPENKEEEIVEEGVEVVSDPSENTQNKPTERNDETSTFDECNQVDKESETIHQDKQSTLAHEEATADEARPNIEDGAILNVVESGVVAEDTNQATSFPVEEGLDKQELQGDSLVSPERAVHVASDKEPPHSSKDVRKNSKKGKGKGKEDCKMS